TGTATTTACATTCGCAAAGAATGGCATTATTTTCATCTTGGGCAACAATGTCTATTTCCTCTTGACGTTTCGCAAGAGGGTTATTACCCCACCAGCGTCCAACTTGTTCAGCAAAAAACGGAAGCTCGCCATTATAGGATTTTTCCATAATAAACTGCGAGCACACTCTTTCAAATCGATGCCCAATATATCCATTTAAACTTTCAGTTGTAAACTCTCTATCGTAATAAATTTCAGGAGAAATAAGCCCATTCAACATATTCAAATGTTTGAAGATAAACCTGAAATAAAAAGCAAAGTAATTATCGTCAATGGAATAAAGCGTATTGCGAGCCTTGCCTTTTTCGCCAACAGGGATTTCTGCCTTGATAAATCCCAAATTTTGAAGGACGTTTAGATATTTCGCAATCTTTGCACTTTCTTCTCCGACCTTCATCTTTATATCATTAAGCGTCGAAGCACCAGAATTAATAGCAAGAAGAACATTCTTATAAAAAAGCGTTTCCTTGAGTTCCATGCGAAGCAACGTATCAATTTCATTGTATAAGTAGCCCGTTGTAGAAAGGCAATTCTTGATAATGTTCTCGCGAACGGAAACGGAATCGTCAAAAAGAGAAAGGTATAGAGGAATACCGCCAAGAATTGAATAAACCGTTAGGACTTCTTCGTCACTATATTTGGGGAAAAATTCTTTAGATTCTTTATATGAAAATGGTTGCAATTTCAGATCGGCAGTTTTGCGACCATATAAAGGTTTGGTAGAATCATCAAACAAATCCTCAATAACAGAGACTTCAGAACCGCACAAAATTAAAAATATATTCTTTTTTTTCAGAATTCGGTCAATCGCATTCTGCAGTCCCGAATCGTATGCAGGATTTGAATTGTACAAATAAGTAAACTCGTCAATAATGATATTCACACGTTTAGAAAAAGCGGCACCATCGATGAACGAGTAGACATCCTGCCAAGTCTCAAGTGAATTCAAAAAATCGCCAGCATTTAATACCCGTTTCAATTCCGTACAAAAATTACGAACATTATTGGCTTCGCTCCCTTTGTCAGCAGTAAAGAACACAGTATCCTTTTCATAAAGCGAGGCAAAGTGAGCCAAAAGAAAACTCTTGCCCACGCGCCTACGACCATGCATGATTAGCATTTCAAATTTTTTAGACCGATAAAGATCTTCAAGAAGCTTTAATTCTCTTTTACGTCCGACAAACATCTTATTTACTCCAAAGTTATTAACTTTAAAGTTATTTACTCTAGAGTTAATATAAAATTTTTATTTTAGAAAATCAATAGACCTATCCAAAAGCGCTCTTTTTTTTGCAAAAAAAATCGCTACAGTTCAATATAGTGCGGAATGATGTCTTCGTAGCTCCCGTCCTTGAGCAGGAATCCCTTGGGGATTACGCCTAGCTGCGTAAATCCGAGCTTCTTGTAGAGCTTGAGCGCAGACGTATTTGTCGCGACAACCGCATTGAACTGCAAAATCCTGAAGCCGATTTCCTTGGCCTTCGCGAGGCAATCCTTCACAAGGAATTCGCCGATATGCTGACCGCGCTTATTTTTCTTGACCGCATAGCTCGCATTCGAAATATGCCCGCAGCGCCCGACATTATTCGGGTGGAGA
This genomic stretch from Fibrobacter sp. UWB2 harbors:
- a CDS encoding GNAT family N-acetyltransferase, which codes for MIKIEGYSTKYINDAVEIWNDIVEDGVAFPQMELLNSQTGDEFFKSQSFTGIAIDADSGEVVGLYILHPNNVGRCGHISNASYAVKKNKRGQHIGEFLVKDCLAKAKEIGFRILQFNAVVATNTSALKLYKKLGFTQLGVIPKGFLLKDGSYEDIIPHYIEL
- a CDS encoding ATP-binding protein, with the translated sequence MFVGRKRELKLLEDLYRSKKFEMLIMHGRRRVGKSFLLAHFASLYEKDTVFFTADKGSEANNVRNFCTELKRVLNAGDFLNSLETWQDVYSFIDGAAFSKRVNIIIDEFTYLYNSNPAYDSGLQNAIDRILKKKNIFLILCGSEVSVIEDLFDDSTKPLYGRKTADLKLQPFSYKESKEFFPKYSDEEVLTVYSILGGIPLYLSLFDDSVSVRENIIKNCLSTTGYLYNEIDTLLRMELKETLFYKNVLLAINSGASTLNDIKMKVGEESAKIAKYLNVLQNLGFIKAEIPVGEKGKARNTLYSIDDNYFAFYFRFIFKHLNMLNGLISPEIYYDREFTTESLNGYIGHRFERVCSQFIMEKSYNGELPFFAEQVGRWWGNNPLAKRQEEIDIVAQDENNAILCECKYTEKAFDETELSDLQACAPCIKRDNLYFWIFSRKGVTAGVKKKIKNLGNYKVISIKELFA